The Thermomonospora amylolytica sequence GCCACCAGCGGATCCCGTTCCTGGGGGTGGCCCCCGGGGTGAGGCTGATCTCCATCAAGGCGGCGGTGGGCCGTACCGACAACGACCCCCGCTGGACCGCCGAGGGCATCCGCAAGGCCGCCGACATGGGCGCCAAGGTCATCAACGTCTCCTCGCAGACCCCCAACTACCGGTTCCTGCAGGAGGCCGTGGAGTACGCCCAGAGCAAGGACGCGCTGATCGTCGCGGCCGCCGGCAACATCCAGGACGAGCAGCGCGGCACCGCCACCGCCGCCTACCCCGCCGCCTACGAGGGCGTCGTCTCGGTCGGCGCGATCGGCCCGGAGGGCTCCCTGGCCCAGTTCTCCAACGCCAAGACCCCGGTCAGCGTGATCGCCCCCGGCGAGAACATCATCACCACCTGGCCGGGCGGCACCTACAAGAGCGACAGCGGCACCAGCTTCGCCGCCCCCTACGTGGCGGGCGTCGCCGCCCTGGTCCGCTCGTACTATCCCCGCCTGAACCACCGGCAGGTCAAGCGCCGCCTCGAGCTCACCGCCGACGGCGGCACCGTGACCGGCACCGGCGGCGGCATGGTCAACCCGGGTTACGCCGTCACCGCCGTCCTCGAGGGCGAGTCCCGCGGCGTCATCCCCACCACCCGGCCCCGCACCGTCTCCATCGCCCGCCCCGAACCCGAGGACGCCTTCACCCGCAACCTGGCCCTGTCCGTGGCCGGCGGCGCCCTGGCCCTGGCCGCCACCGCCATAGCCGCCGGCGTCGTCATCCCCGCCGGCCGCCGCCGGGGCTGGCGGCCCACCCGCCGCGACCCGGCCTCCTGAGCCGGACGCCCCGCCGCGGACTCCCGGCGGGCGCCGCACCACGACCGCAAGGCCCGCGCCCGCCGGGACGCCCCGGCGGGCACGGGCCTTCACGGCTGCGGGGTCACCCCCGGGAGGAGTCGTAGGTGCGCCAGCGTTCCGGGCGGACCCGGACGGTCACCATGTCGGCCAGGGCGCCCTTGGTGGCCTCGAACCAGGCCCGGCCCTCCTCGGGCCCCAGGTACTTGATGGACCTGGCGAGCTGCTCGTCGGGGTCCACCGGCTCCTCGGCGACGACCGGGCCCTCGACCGAGACGTACCGGACGGGCATCTCCTCGGTCTGCACCAGGAAGCCCACCCGGCCCGCGGCCCGGATCAGCTCCATCTTGCGGCTGCGGGCGCCGGTGGAGAAGCGGATCTCGCCGCCCGGCTCGTAGTCGTAGCCGATCGGCACCACCAGCGGCCCGCGGCCGTCGACGTCGGCCACGCTCAGCACCCCGACATGCACGTCCGCCAGGAACCGTTCCCGCTCCTGGACGCTCATCCGCGTCGACACGACCGCCTCCCGTCGTCAGTTG is a genomic window containing:
- a CDS encoding S8 family peptidase: MLARRVAWCTTVLLAAQLMTTGMAAAAPSPSPTRTAKAKPTRSARPAPQPQRPRQQSNCQLEQGSPASQIQGEPWAQQRLGFTDVWQQTKGGGVTVAIVDSGVDTSHPQLRGKVAESVDVTGTGLQDCVGHGTEAAGIIAARDMRHQRIPFLGVAPGVRLISIKAAVGRTDNDPRWTAEGIRKAADMGAKVINVSSQTPNYRFLQEAVEYAQSKDALIVAAAGNIQDEQRGTATAAYPAAYEGVVSVGAIGPEGSLAQFSNAKTPVSVIAPGENIITTWPGGTYKSDSGTSFAAPYVAGVAALVRSYYPRLNHRQVKRRLELTADGGTVTGTGGGMVNPGYAVTAVLEGESRGVIPTTRPRTVSIARPEPEDAFTRNLALSVAGGALALAATAIAAGVVIPAGRRRGWRPTRRDPAS
- a CDS encoding pyridoxamine 5'-phosphate oxidase family protein; the protein is MSTRMSVQERERFLADVHVGVLSVADVDGRGPLVVPIGYDYEPGGEIRFSTGARSRKMELIRAAGRVGFLVQTEEMPVRYVSVEGPVVAEEPVDPDEQLARSIKYLGPEEGRAWFEATKGALADMVTVRVRPERWRTYDSSRG